TTTTGCCTAGCATctgaaatgtcaaaattaattatttcaagCAATTAAATCAAAGGTGTTTATCAACTGCTGTGGggttaaaattttcataaaaactataaaatgcaCATGAAGTAGAAACTATTgtgaaatcaacaaaattttttgCAACACAAATAAAAGGTAAATCATTAATTATGACCCAATGTATTACTAGTACTTTACGAAGTCAAATTATTTTtgattaaacaagaatgtgtcctttaagcacatggatgccccatccatactatcattttctatgttcagtataacgtgaaaatggggtaaaatctacaatttggcattaaaattagaaagaccatatcataagaaacatgtgtacttagtttcaagttgattggacttcaacttcatcaaaaacttcctcgaccaaaaactttaacctgaatcgggacaaatggacagacagatggacataaatggggcataataaatggggcaCAAAAGTTCAGATTGTACTAGGAttataaataactaaaaatacCAGAGAACCACACAACAGTATGACTTATACTTCAGTGTTTAATTTCATACTTATGCCTCACTAAAATTTAGGAcagaaacagggaatgtgtcaaagagacaacaacctgaccatagagcataAAACAGCACAaagccaccaattggtcttcaacacagaaaaAAATCCCACAACTGGAGGCAGGCTTCAGATGGCCCCTTAATAGACATATGTACTAGATCAGTGAAACTGTAAAACCAGCAAGCATGGACGAAAACACAGACTGTTTGGAAGATTCCCTATTGAGGAATGAGCAAGATTGCACATAATCATCAGAAGTAGAAAGTCAAGAAAAGAAGGAATGAAACAGAAGGAATCCTGCAGCAGATTCAATTAGGACATTACACAAAATGAATGAAAGCACAAACATAGTCAAAATCTTTTTGAATATTCACCATGTTCAGGTTTTCATCTGTCTGAAATATCACCACCCACCCCACTCAAAAGATTAATGTTGCAATGTCCATCTCGTGTCTTGATTCAAAACTTGATTCAGTTTTTATATAATGGTACAtgatatattaaaattatttgtttacatatcttttttatatttggtaaTTCTCACATTTCTTTGAAATCTAAAATTTCTCAAGCTCTTCAGGCCATTTGAGCTCATAACACTTAGCCTGcttaattcaaaattgaaactggatttttttggaaaatccCATTTAGTACGTACACTCAAAAACATAACTCCTGACAATCACAACTATGTAACATTTTGGTGATTAAGATTTCAAGGACAAAAAGGCGTTAATTTCCTTATCATATCAAGTAGCTGATTTCCTTTCAAGGAAACTGACACTAAGAAAGTAAAAAGATAAAATCAAGAAACAATTGTTTTTCCTTATGAAATGCTGATACTTATACTCATGATTGTTTTCTTAGGTCTtctatttaacaaataaaataaaaaaacctgCCATTTTAGTTTCAGTTTTTATGTTCTCAACAACTTCAAACTTTCCATTGTTTTAACAGTTCCTTGCATTGTTTGAAAgtttatgtatataacaataattttcTTTCAAACAATTGACAATATGTGTACCATAGCCAAAGAAAAGTTGTTTGCAGTTTGTTGATCTTATTGAGCCTGCAAAAAACTGGAGAAGACAATAATTAATATAGAAAATGGCAGAGAAAGAATTAATGGTAAGAAATTTAGATATTTAAACTAATTTCGTGTTTAATTGTGTTGATTTTTTCACTTTCCCAAGATATTTGTTAATTCATCAAAGTGTTTTTTGATATGAGGATATGACTGTATCTACAGAACAACTAGCAATGCTCTGTTCACTATATCACATTTCCATCTGAACAAAAAGGACAGAGAACACACAACTTAAAAGAACAGTATGCCTCTGCTTAAtgactatggattcatttattttcatgcgTAACAACTTTCTTGGATTGAGGAAAAGTtgcattttttttagatatttgattttgttgttttggCAAAGTCTACATATATTCCTtctcaaaatttgtattttgttgaacattttaagTCATGGTTATCCTGTACCCACATAATCCTCAAAAAATTGGtatcgttcttatgttgtactgttataccactgtcccaggttagggggagggttgggatcgcgctaacatgtttaaccccgccacattatttatgtatgtgcctgtcccaagtcaggagcctgtaattcagtggttgtcgttagtttatgtgttacatatttgtttttcgttcattttttttacataaataaggccgttagttttctcgtttgaattgttttacattgtcttattagggccttttatagctgactatgcagtatgggctttgttcattgttgaagaccgtatggtgacctatagttgttaatgtctgtgtcattttggtcttttgtggatagttgtctcattggcaatcataccacatcttcttttttatttacaacAAATACTAATGAATACAAAGTAGGTATCTATCAAACATATATACAGGGTACTGAAATTCTGTGACACTAATCTACCAGATTAAGGTCAAAATCTATCAAACTCAGTTGATCTCGATAACTTCAGAAGCAGTCCTTTACATTGTAATTGattttcaaacttaaaaaaaaatgagtgaTTGTTGCTTGTCAAAACTATAAAGTTTAATAGCTATCTCAACCTTCCACTTTTACCGATAATAAAGATATTTCACTCTGCTACATGAAATAGAGGGATAATGAGCAAAAgtattgtaaaataataaaataagaagtTTGTTGTTATTAGGATTAATGGTTATTTATTTTGTAGACTGATATGCAGAAAATGGCTGGAATGTCCACAGAAGAATATGAATCGTTAAATTTTTACAAATACCTTTGCCGAAAGATTGGATCTGAGGAAGTCGTGAAAATTAGAAGATTAACTACAACTATGATCGATATGGGACAAacagatatttttaaaaacataacaaGTGGAAGTAAAGGGGAAGGCCTTTATTTCAAAAGCAGTGATTTAGATATAATGggtattgatcctttctttaagGTATATCAATCTGAAAAAGAGGCTAATTTCGATGGTCTGTTTATTCCTTTAATAATGAACACTGAGGAGACCCTACCATGTTTTACACAATTACGCCTGcctaattattttcattttttgctgcCATCTTTCAAAAACAAGTGGCAAAGAACTCACCTTGGATATATGTTTTCGAGTGAAAATTATAAACTAGTCCATTTGTCGATTTATCCTCCCAAAATGGCAACAATGTTTACAAATATTCATGGACCATGTGTATCTGATACAAATGATGCTGTGGATATAGCATTTTGCCTGAAATGTGACCAATGGATATTTCAGGCACAGCCATGGGTTAGTAGATCTCGATCTACATGGCCTTCACCTGAACTCATTTCCAAAATAATATCTTGCGGTGTGTTATTCGTGCCAATAGGCTGCAAAGGATCTGCCAATGAAAATCTAGAATGGCGAATTTCATTTTCCGTAGCAGAAAAATTTCTTATATATTCATTCAGTCACACGCAATTATTATGCTATGCTTTGTTAAAAATCTTATTAAAGGAAATAGTAGAGAAACATGAAGATTTGAAAGGTTTATTGTGTTCATACTTCTTGAAAACACTTATGTTTTGGATTTCAGAAGAAACAGACCAAAATTTATGGAAACCTGATAATATTATAACATGTTTCCTGTCATGTTTACAAAGACTGCTGTACTGTGTAAAATATTCAATCTTGCCACATTATTTTATTCCTGATAATAATTTTTTCTGTGCACGGTTCAATGTGATGAacaaagaaaaattaatcaccatACTTAAGAATTCAAATGAACAAGGAATAAACTGTTTCAAGTCTTCTGAGACCCTTCAAGATTATCCAAGACTGTCCTTCCAAATCCCAGAATCTTTTGCAGTTATCAGAATAATACCAgaaacattttcttattttccaaGTATAAAGAATATGCGTCTActatatcattttctacatagtTCTAGAACAGGTTTATCTAGAGGACTATTTGCTTTACATTTATCAAACGCATGTAAGTTTGCTCTAGATGCTTCAAAACATCGCTATAGCTCAGAAAACAAACATCAATACTTGAAGTATAAATACGATTTGAGCCATTTATTGATTGGTGTTAATTCAGATGCAGTATCAGGATGGCTGACATTAGCATCTTTCTTCTATGTGCACAAAAACTATGTTGCCTCATTATCTGTAGTAAATTATACATTGCAGAAATACACAGATGAGAAATTTTATACTGTATTGACCACGACTGAGGACACATTAAATCGTTTCCAAAAACAGGAGCTGAATCTGATGAAGAAAGAAAAACTTTATACGATATATAAAACATTAACAATTTTTCCTCTACAATTTTATTATAAGTCATCAATAATTCCACAAGAGTTACAAGTAGATGTAGATGTTACAAACAACCATGCAAAGTATCATCCAATAGGATTTGCATATTTCCTTAGCTTCCTATGTTACTACCATAGACAAGACATAATATCATGTAGACATTTTCTACAACTGCTTAAATCAACAATAACATATCCAAGTTTACAAGCAAATTTCGATGCTTTCACATGTTCACCATTGTTTTGTGGTATTGCTCATCAGTTATTGGGTGAGACAAACTTAGCTAGACAAATATTTCAACTATGTGCCATGTTTGATCCTGATAATTTAACTAGTAGAGCATCAAGGTTACAAGGTCTCATCTGAGTTATAAACATTACAAAATGTCATCTGACACTAACAACGTTATTAAGAGTTAGCTGACTCTTATCAATTTACAAGGTGTCATCAGGCACAAACAATGTTATTTAATGTCATCTGACACTATCAAGGTTACAAGATGTCATTGGGCACTAACAAATAATATAGTAATTTACATATTCAGGGCTCATACTactgacttctctttttgaaactgatatgcAGAAGTGGTGATAATTTAAAGGAGAAGTGCTTGTTTGCTCGAGGCCTTACAATGTTTGGTATTTTTGGTTTTTACTATAATAAAAAGGGCTATATGTACATGGTGtgcatatataatttttttgtattgttcaaTTCATACTTGGGTTCATACTAAGTTAAAGTaacaattcaaattcaaagttcAACTTCTatgttatcatgtttatgaaattcagtgtttctcattaaaaagatatataaatttaacaaagTTAAGATGGGACATAATATAAGTTTAATAGTCCCACAGTTGTTCAATTCTAATAAATAACTTAAAAGTTGTGCCATTTATGAGTCTGCAGTCATAATGTAAGAATCCAGATTTCATTCATAGCAGGTCTGTTTCCCAAACTCAAGATTCCTAATTTGTACAAATGTTAAATGGCGGAcaaagaaaaatttacaaaaaataaacgatgCTTGAGTCGTAATTTGGAAAGGAAtgtgacgtttttaatgcaatcaATGGATTTCAATTTTACTTTAGGCACCTTTCATCAGATTCTAAAGTATTGCAAAATTATTTTGCTGAAAGATAGCATAATTTGACTTACACTTTCGAGTCTAGCAGAAGTGATTAAAATAACATGCAACCAACTTTAGTCAAAGCTTGTTGCCCTTGGATCAGCAAAAAACACAATACCAAAACCCTATCACGATCCATATAACGTTAAAGGGCACATGGAGTCAAATATTTCTGAAGAAAAAGGGCATGACGTCTTTGGCACAAGGACATGGCATCGGGCCATGCTAAATTGCTTGAGATAAACACTAATGATACAGCAGCCCAACAACACcctaaaacaaatatgactgtATGAATTGAAAAAGAGGGGGGAATCAATGACACAGCAGCCCAACAAAACCCTATTACCACAATACAGCTGCAAGAAAACACTAACTCTTCTATAAATAACtacatttgttttactttcactttcaatttaaaaataacattttcttgaTTGTCATTGTGACATCACTTCCAGAGAATTGCGAAACTGCAAGTTTTGTACTTCAGTGTTTCAAAGATGTCATGCTTGTTAGCAAAACATGTAGACCATAATAAACCATTATTTTGCAGTAATACACGggtgttgttgtctttaattttgttttatgcatTGTGAGAAAAGTTAAATAAATTCTTCTAAAAGAACACCTCACCttcaaaaaagtgatttttgcaAAGTGAAGTTAAcatttaataaacagctgcgccatgagcgcatgatacgcctgacatcttgtgtggaagttttatgcaataatcataaatagtttctgaaaaagtttaaagcaataaccatatattatTTTTGAGACATGgcaggacatgtgaaaccccccaccctgttttttttttacaaaaaactaaatatcactaaaatattttttttacaaaaaactaaatatcactaaaataaattttttacaaaaaactaaatatcactaaaataaaattttgaatcaaaaccaaaaagtatacagatctttagattaatataacaaagaagtgtgtaaagttttaagcaataatcataaattgtttttgagatacggcgatacatgtaaaataaccctcccccttttttacaaaatactaaataactgaaaaataaaattttgaatcatcaccaaaaagtatacagatgtttagattaatataacaaaggagtgtgtaaagttttaagcaataatcataaatcatttttgagatacggcgcgacatttAAAAAAACCCCTCCCCTGtataacaaaatactcaataagtcaaaaataaaattttgagtcataaCCAAAAAGTATGCAGATCTTTAGAGTAATATAACAAAGAATTGGTTTAAGTTTTaggcaataatcataaatagttttggAGATtagcgtgacatgtaaaaaatccctcccccttttttacaaaatactcgataactcaaaaatgaagttttgaatcatcaccaaaagtatacagatcttaagattaatataacaaagacatgtgtaaagttttaggcaataatcataaatagtttttgagatatggcacgacatgtaaaaaatccctcccccttttttacaaaatactcaataactcaaaaatgaaattttgaatcatcaccaaaaagtatacagatattaaggttaatataactaaaaagtgtataaagttttaagccataatcaagaatcgtttatgagatacggtgtgacatgtgaaaaaaacacacccctgttttagttacaaagtgctgtaactcaaaaCGTTTAAATCTTActatcaccaaaaagtatacagatcatttgaccatcataagaaacaactgtattagtttcatgaaatttggataagtcgttctcaagttacggtgcgacatgtttacgccggacagacagacggacggacggacagacagacagacagacggacagacagacagacaccggacatttgtataccataatacgtcttgcaaaattttgacgggcttataaaaaagctaaaatttccaataatgataaaattttaaaattcactcTGTCAAAATTGTAAAACAACTCGCAATTGACATTTTGTGAATTCTGATAATGTCAGTTGTAAGTAAAAAAatagtatacaaataaaaaagtgCAAGACCAGACAACCTTAATTTTGTCGAAATTTTACCACATAAAATCTTGCTGTTGAATGTTAGACATTTTCTAATCTTGGACTGTAACAGTTATAGATTCTAATATCATAAGTCACAAACCTGTGATAGAATATCCTAGCCATGCCCATTCTCTGTTTCTCTCCTCCAGATAACACATCTTTCCAATCACTTTCTGAATCCCAACCTACAGAAGAATATACATGGTTGATATCAGACATTGACTTTGAAATCGAAATCATGGACATATGAACTTTTTTTGCAAGTCTGGGCTTCGGTCTAGGTAGTTCATGTACAATATCACTAGATAGTCAACACCATGGTTGTTAGTTTGAACCCTGCATATTCTAATTGAATAGGTTTGCCAGTTTTCCtactaagtaagtaagtaagtaagtaagtaagtaagtaagtaagtaagtaagtaagtaagtaagtaagtaagtaagtaagtaagtaagtaagtaagtaagtaagtaagtaagtaagtaagtaagtaagtaagtaagtaagtaagtaagtaagtaagtaagtaagtaagtaagtaagtaagtaagtaagtaagtaagtaagtaagtaagtaagtaagtaagtaagtaagtaagtaagtaagtaagtaagtaagtaagtaagtaagtactcactcactcactcactcactcactcactcactcactcactcactcactcactcactcactcactcactcactcactcactcactcactcactcactcactcactcactcactcactcactcactcactcactcactcactcactcactcactcactcactcactcactcactcactcactcactcactcactcactcactcactcactcactcactcactcactcactcactcactcactcactcactcactcactcactcactcactcactcactcactcaatcaatcaatcaatcaatcaatcaatcaatcaatcaatcaatatatcaatcaatcaatcaatcaatcaatcaatcaatggaaATACAGCATTTAATCAGCTTATAGATACATGTCAAATGGTTACTTGgagactactgtaaattcagaatttattgcgatgtttttattattgcgaaaaatgcttCAGAGTTATCATCGCAATAATTGAAAATCACAATTAGAAATTTAttatatgaatcaaacaggatttttccccaatatttcaaaaattaaaattgcattttagtctaaaatgacaaaattacaataataaatgcatgaaataatttctgaaattacagtcAGTTGTATATGTGTCACTTTTGTCAAAGAGTGTAAAATTGACCATTCTAATAATGAAATCTTACATTTACTTTTTACTTGTGGGAATCCAATACATACCATGAAATTGCATAAACACAAGTTCTATGCATTAAAATCATACATGTCTTGTGTTATTATGGTTCTATTATGAATTTGGAgattaataataaaattgtacaatttaaaattggataaatttctgtgtttttttcttcacatcTATATACATTGGTAATTGACTTCCTataaaatctagattttttttttaaaatgatagcCAATTAAGGTTTCTCaataaaatttgtgaaaatattACAAGAACATTCAAGCTGATTAATTGtattaacaaatttcaaacaaaGAACTGAAATGCAATACTGCATATATATTTCTCAACTACCCCAAACCAAGTATGGGTAAACAAAGAAAACATGTATGCTCTTAATACAAAATGATTGATTAGGgctggaaagaaaaaaaaaattaaaaagttttaagcaatataCCTCCTTCCCTGTCGACTATGTGTTGTAAGTTGACTATATTCAGTATATTGATTAAGTCTTTATCAGTCAAGCCTTTCTTCATCATATCTTCTACATTGTCTGGATAAATCACTTGGTCTCTCAATGTTCCTATAGACATATAGGGTCTATAAAATAGTATAagaattgttataattttttatgatttagagtaatttctggcaatttgattggctgatattgtcctaagtttttttttaagtcaattcAAATTATTTCCCTTATAccacttttaaagaaaaaaaagaagtcctaatatttttcatttttcaaagttttagatagaatatctaaatatatttgattgatattgtccaaataattaataatttttaatactatttctataatattatttaaaaaaaaattataaataagtgGTGCGATAACAAAAATCAGGAtgaattcgttacacagtgtgtaATTGTCCTAATACAGGAATCATTTGGGTTAATAAATTCCAGTATTAGGAAAATCGCACACTGTGTAACTTATATTACATCATGTTCAATAGCATGGCATATATAGACAATTTACATAAATATGTTAACAGGGAGCCACTTATGAATTTGACCTTATATAATATTTACTACTCTTTATAGCTCTTCTTTGTCGTATAACTCATCATGTATTTATATATccctggctttcaaatatttggtctTGAATATAACTGAGAAAGGGAAATACAGAAAATCACCTATAACATTCAATTGTACCTGTTTTTCAATATGTATATACCTATAGTAAAGGTTCTTTCATTCAGATAAATATTATCCACAAAAATTTAAACCCAagatgacaaaaacaaattcatatATAGAAGGTAATTGCAAAATGttcaatatattaaataaattgatACCTTTGAGGAATATAAAACATAGAAGTTGGTGGAGGTTTCTGAAGTTTTCCTTTATACACAGGCCACAATCCACTAAAAATTCTAAACAATGAGGATTTTCCACAACCATTTGGTCCAGTTATAAGAAGATGCATTCCAGGTTCAACCTGAAAAACGAAAAACACAGTTTAATATTCAACTCTATGTAAGAAGCCTGCAAAGGTTAATGGAATGAGAGTTAtagtaataaaatatttattgtaatttaaaaaaaatccaaaattatctccccttaaaagcAATTTTTAAAGAATGAGTTGGATATATATATTTTGGTTTCAAAATCATATAATCTGCGTTGATGAAcagaaaaacttgataaaaaaccTTTTGCTTTATTACTCAATTCACAGCTGAATTCATTTCAACCACCATAAACATTtgcatattttgataaattttcaaattgttctaGAAACTGACACGAACAATCAGCTGATGAAATCTAGTATAGGCTAGTTATACAACAGTGATTGTAATCTCATTTTTTTGAATTCAAGTTACATATCCTTTGTTGTTAACTTACCCTCATAGTAAGACTGCCTACAATAACATCTCCATTGGGTGTAATGATGGCTAAATCTTCTGTGTCTATGACAGACTCTGTGTCAATTACCTCCcctgaaatatttttcttaaCCTACATAAATTGTGAAGCCATAACATGGATAACATTCAAAGTAGCATATTTAcagttaaaaagaaatgtaaTAACTTATATTCTTAACTTTTCAAAGATATTTTCACAAGACTTTAGCACACTTTACCATGTATTTggtaaagtatacattttaaaaaaccTAAACTACTATATTATAATTTTACCAGCAAACAATTTATTATGTAGAAAACTAAATGGCTTTAGTCTAACTGATTTTTGGTCAGTCAGACCAATTGTCTTACAGGCTACAGTTCTTTGATGTATTTTGGAAAGCCTCATTTTCCTGTAATAATCAATGCTATCCTTAGATTTTTTTGGTTATTGCTAAATGTTTTTGACCGCCATAAAAATCAACATGATTTATAAACAGTACCAATTAGTCAAATTCCTGTCTTACCCTTTCAAGAGGACTTTTTTCAGACTAAAGCCTTACATGGACTTTGGCTTGGGAAGTGCgctgaaatatttatattatcaCTATTTTCCAGATTtttctttgatcttactgacttataatttcctttctcagcacagaAGGGTGATATGAAAAATAAGGGGGCATGTGCTGTacgttgtcaataaaattaacaatgtCGTCATAGGTAACAGATTTTCaatggtcatctcaactcgattgcattTTTTACTTATGAAGTACCAGCTCAAGCAAGGAAATTTAATGTTGTTgtgatgaccaacaataatctataattatcaaaTACCTTTTATTTGTAATGGTCCAGAGATTTTCTCTAAGTTTGACTTTCCCTTTTTTTGCTTTGTCACAATTGTCCTTTTGTACTTTCCCTGTCTGATAtcattaaaagtttcaaacatttcTGAAACTCGAGATGTGTATCCAGCTAGTTCAGTTATCTAAAATGTAAGTTATTCATGATAAACATGgataatatatatacacaacttACACCTGCAAGGTAAAGAATATTATAATCTttgatcatacatgtacataaatttatCCAAAAGTACCTGTAATTTTAATAGACCAATCCATTAGTTATCATTCAGTATGTTCctgtttgttgttttaaagaattaaagtataatgcaatgttcatcaaaaaacaaatatctttttaatCGTATGATTATCATCATTTTACAGTTAAATCTGTAATAACTGAACCCTGACTTAACAAAAAATCTGCCTTAACAAGACTAACTCCGCATTTATTGGACCATGTGTTGTTCATGGTTGTTAGAATGTATTTTTCCAGGAGTGATGTGTTGGCTGTTGAGGTTGTACTATACAGTATTTTTGGTGATTCCCCATTATCCTTCTATGAATAAGGCCAACCTTAAGAAATTCCATGTTTGATGTTACCTACCTATGCCTTATTGGGTCAGGTAGGTGAGTAGGGGTTTTAccgtatagcaggttatttttgCATGtgtaaaatttctcaaatttcattgaataaggtaaaCGAATTATTTTGGccgattcaaaacttttatcatgtACATTTTTAAGTTGGATGAATTTGTTTTGACGATTTTGTTCtatatatagaaaaatactgGTAAGCGAAAATTTTCACCCTGCAAAAATATCCCGctatatgatattattttttaGGCCAACAACATAAGTTACATGTTTTACCCTCGCGGGGAGTCAAGGTTGTTCAAGCTggaaaaaatttgaaacaatttgtgtcaaaaaatatttcagcTTAACTGCTTTTTGGGTGGGTAGGTAAACAACATCAcacaattcaaattttaatttggaTCTTATCAATGAATTGTAAACGGGTACAAAACCAAACATAAGATTAAACTGTATAAATTTTCAGCCCTTAAGGAGTTCTGTTCCAACAGGTTGCACATTATATGAAATCAAATAGAGATATCTAATGtgatatttaaaatgaatattactGTATTACTTGATACAATTTTTCAAGCGCATTTAAAGAATAACAAAACTTGgttgtttttttatacattattacaGAGCATTTCCAtgtttacaaatttgtttttatctaatattctcaaaattttaaattaagtttaaaaaaatgtccaaaagcTTTCTTTGCCGTATCTTTGTTTTACCTCTTTATAAGAAGACATCATTCGTTCTACAGCATCAGCACAATTGATCAGTAAGTTCCTAGCTGTAGTAAAGGCTTTTGTTCTATCACTAACACCTCCATCTGGGTCATCATCCACCTCTGATCCTATAAAAGCAGATATGTATTAGTAGAAGTGACTTATATGAATGCACCGAAACAGtcattacataaaaatataaatgccCACATCCAAGTTTGCTTTCAGTTATTCAgtaacatcattttttttataataagagTATAATTCAATGTTATTTACTTTTATCTgtgttttatttaagaaataattctatcctgccatgctctatgctcattttaacatgggtaggcattatatttgttaatatcttaataccgagctttaggaatatttgaactttttcacttcgaagcggacctatagtATAGTAGACGCTCGgaatgtcgccattttgatttcatgaaccaaaaacgttatagaaaatcagcagtttatcaataaaaaaaaagaacagaaacatttaaacttacttttagaatatttttatttaatttcctagcgag
This sequence is a window from Mytilus edulis chromosome 1, xbMytEdul2.2, whole genome shotgun sequence. Protein-coding genes within it:
- the LOC139482570 gene encoding uncharacterized protein, yielding MAEKELMTDMQKMAGMSTEEYESLNFYKYLCRKIGSEEVVKIRRLTTTMIDMGQTDIFKNITSGSKGEGLYFKSSDLDIMGIDPFFKVYQSEKEANFDGLFIPLIMNTEETLPCFTQLRLPNYFHFLLPSFKNKWQRTHLGYMFSSENYKLVHLSIYPPKMATMFTNIHGPCVSDTNDAVDIAFCLKCDQWIFQAQPWVSRSRSTWPSPELISKIISCGVLFVPIGCKGSANENLEWRISFSVAEKFLIYSFSHTQLLCYALLKILLKEIVEKHEDLKGLLCSYFLKTLMFWISEETDQNLWKPDNIITCFLSCLQRLLYCVKYSILPHYFIPDNNFFCARFNVMNKEKLITILKNSNEQGINCFKSSETLQDYPRLSFQIPESFAVIRIIPETFSYFPSIKNMRLLYHFLHSSRTGLSRGLFALHLSNACKFALDASKHRYSSENKHQYLKYKYDLSHLLIGVNSDAVSGWLTLASFFYVHKNYVASLSVVNYTLQKYTDEKFYTVLTTTEDTLNRFQKQELNLMKKEKLYTIYKTLTIFPLQFYYKSSIIPQELQVDVDVTNNHAKYHPIGFAYFLSFLCYYHRQDIISCRHFLQLLKSTITYPSLQANFDAFTCSPLFCGIAHQLLGETNLARQIFQLCAMFDPDNLTSRASRLQGLI